A single Arcanobacterium canis DNA region contains:
- the der gene encoding ribosome biogenesis GTPase Der, with product MTEKYTEFEDDKQRVDMLRSFLDDYELEAEDEALLELADHDDILQRPAGFPVVAIVGRPNVGKSTLVNRIVGKRVAVVQDRPGVTRDRVRYDAEWNGKQFTLLDTGGWEPDLEGIDKSVADQSELAINEADVVVLVVDATVGATSTEEFIIELLRRSGKPIVLAANKVDGPQGESDAAILWSLGLGAPFPVSALHGRGTGDLLDQVTRIMPEKSATASLRPGVGPRRIALVGRPNVGKSSLLNQLAGENRVVVDPLAGTTRDPVDEVVMLDDQPWTFVDTAGIRRRVHLTRGADYYASLRTQNAVEKAELGLVLIDASVALTEQDIRVMQQVIDAGRAMVIIANKWDLVNEERRYDLDRELEKELVQMPWVRRVNLSAKTGWHTNRLTTAMNEALESWDKRITTGKLNSFLGELAAAHPHPVRGGRQPRIMFASQVSNRPPRFVLFTTGFLEASYRRFIERKLREAFGFEGTPIEISVRVRERRKRK from the coding sequence ATGACTGAGAAGTACACGGAGTTCGAGGACGATAAGCAGCGCGTTGATATGCTGCGCTCGTTCCTGGATGACTACGAACTTGAAGCCGAAGACGAAGCCCTTCTGGAACTCGCTGATCACGATGATATCCTTCAGCGTCCAGCTGGTTTCCCCGTCGTCGCAATCGTTGGACGCCCCAACGTTGGGAAGTCAACGCTGGTGAATCGAATCGTGGGTAAACGCGTGGCGGTGGTTCAAGACCGCCCAGGCGTCACACGTGATCGTGTGCGCTACGACGCCGAATGGAACGGAAAGCAATTCACGCTCCTCGATACTGGCGGTTGGGAACCAGATCTTGAAGGCATTGACAAATCTGTTGCCGATCAGTCCGAACTGGCGATTAATGAGGCTGACGTGGTCGTCTTGGTGGTTGATGCCACAGTAGGTGCAACAAGTACTGAAGAGTTCATCATCGAACTGTTACGCAGATCGGGTAAGCCGATTGTTCTTGCTGCGAATAAGGTTGATGGGCCTCAAGGTGAGTCCGACGCTGCGATATTGTGGTCGTTGGGTCTGGGAGCACCATTCCCTGTTTCTGCTCTTCACGGACGAGGTACCGGCGATCTTCTCGATCAAGTTACCCGAATCATGCCTGAAAAGTCTGCCACTGCCTCACTTCGTCCTGGCGTTGGCCCCCGTCGAATTGCCTTGGTGGGACGTCCGAACGTAGGTAAATCATCCCTGCTCAACCAGCTTGCTGGAGAAAACCGCGTCGTCGTCGATCCTCTTGCGGGGACAACTCGCGATCCCGTTGACGAAGTCGTGATGCTGGACGACCAACCGTGGACGTTCGTCGATACCGCGGGTATTCGCCGACGCGTCCATCTGACTCGCGGCGCAGATTACTACGCCTCGCTTCGTACTCAGAATGCCGTGGAGAAAGCCGAACTCGGTCTGGTTCTCATCGATGCATCGGTTGCGTTGACAGAGCAAGATATCCGAGTGATGCAGCAGGTCATCGACGCAGGTCGCGCGATGGTCATCATTGCCAACAAGTGGGATCTGGTTAACGAAGAGCGCCGTTACGACCTCGATCGCGAATTGGAAAAAGAACTGGTTCAGATGCCCTGGGTTCGCCGCGTAAACCTGTCAGCTAAGACTGGCTGGCACACCAACCGCCTGACAACTGCGATGAACGAAGCGCTCGAATCGTGGGACAAGCGAATCACCACCGGCAAGCTCAACTCTTTCCTCGGTGAACTCGCCGCTGCGCACCCGCATCCAGTGCGTGGTGGACGTCAGCCACGCATTATGTTTGCGTCACAAGTATCAAATCGGCCACCACGTTTTGTCCTCTTTACCACAGGCTTCCTTGAAGCGTCCTACCGTCGTTTCATCGAACGCAAATTGCGCGAGGCTTTCGGATTTGAAGGCACTCCCATCGAGATTTCCGTTCGAGTGCGTGAACGTCGCAAGCGCAAGTAG
- a CDS encoding DMT family transporter — MAWFILLCAGVMEAVWAIALAKSDGFTKRTSTVVFVLACILSLAGLAMAMTQIPTGTAYAVWTAIGASLTVVYAMVTGEERASYVKIVVLVVLVVCVIGLKAVA, encoded by the coding sequence ATGGCCTGGTTCATCTTGTTATGCGCTGGCGTAATGGAAGCGGTGTGGGCAATTGCCCTGGCGAAGTCCGATGGTTTTACGAAGCGCACATCTACTGTGGTTTTTGTCCTTGCCTGTATTCTGTCACTTGCTGGGCTTGCAATGGCAATGACGCAGATCCCTACCGGCACTGCTTATGCGGTATGGACCGCGATCGGGGCATCGTTGACGGTTGTCTACGCCATGGTCACCGGCGAAGAACGAGCCAGTTACGTGAAGATTGTGGTGCTGGTGGTTCTCGTTGTATGCGTGATCGGGCTGAAGGCGGTGGCGTGA
- a CDS encoding DMT family transporter, whose translation MAWTVLIISGVCEAIWATALGQSHALTVFVPSVIFVVAMAVSMGGLGWALKRIPVGTAYAVWTGIGSALTVAYAMMWGDEPVSVPKIILISAIVACVAALKFVHDPLPSRKNIPDNAD comes from the coding sequence ATGGCTTGGACTGTTCTTATTATTTCAGGAGTCTGTGAGGCCATCTGGGCCACTGCTCTGGGACAATCGCACGCCTTGACGGTGTTTGTCCCTTCCGTTATCTTCGTTGTCGCGATGGCGGTGTCAATGGGAGGGTTGGGCTGGGCTCTCAAACGAATCCCCGTCGGGACAGCCTACGCAGTATGGACTGGAATCGGATCTGCTCTCACCGTGGCGTATGCGATGATGTGGGGAGATGAGCCGGTGTCTGTGCCCAAGATAATCTTGATTAGCGCAATTGTTGCCTGCGTGGCAGCACTCAAGTTTGTTCACGATCCATTACCCTCAAGAAAGAATATCCCTGACAATGCCGACTAA